The Lycium barbarum isolate Lr01 chromosome 9, ASM1917538v2, whole genome shotgun sequence genome has a segment encoding these proteins:
- the LOC132609382 gene encoding putative F-box/LRR-repeat protein 23: MSNKQEASSIASSPPWAELPQEITANILQRLGTIELLESAQRVCTAWWKVCHDPTVWSVVDLKYIPFTSKEAPVLEEICRTAVDRSQGQLLQISIQYFGDKHLLNYIAHRSSQLRHLRLVKCYNRLSGALAVAAKNFPLLEELHIYFTYIAKDDLEIVGRSCPLLKSFILHAGPFDKLRFPPSEDNHKALAIASSMPELRHLALIDHNLTNEGLQAILDGCPHLESLDLRGCSCIDLEGDLGRRCRQQIVDLKHSRDSPCDCEFDYKISY, encoded by the exons ATGTCGAATAAACAAGAAGCATCCTCAATTGCTTCATCGCCGCCGTGGGCGGAACTTCCACAGGAAATCACGGCGAACATTCTGCAGAGACTGGGAACAATAGAGTTACTTGAGAGTGCACAGAGAGTTTGTACCGCCTGGTGGAAGGTATGCCATGATCCCACTGTGTGGAGTGTTGTTGACTTGAAATATATCCCTTTTACATCCAAAGAGGCTCCAGTGTTGGAGGAGATATGTCGGACCGCGGTGGATCGTAGCCAGGGACAGTTACTCCAAATTAGCATTCAGTATTTCGGTGACAAACACTTGCTAAATTACATTGCTCACAG ATCAAGTCAGCTCAGGCATCTTCGACTTGTTAAGTGCTATAATCGCTTATCTGGGGCTTTGGCTGTAGCTGCCAAGAATTTCCCATTGTTGGAGGAGTTGCACATTTACTTCACTTACATTGCTAAAGATGATTTAGAAATTGTTGGTCGCTCTTGCCCTCTGCTCAAGTCATTTATATTGCATGCCGGTCCATTTGATAAACTGAGATTTCCACCATCAGAAGACAATCATAAAGCTCTAGCTATTGCCAGCAGTATGCCTGAATTGCGGCACCTTGCCCTTATTGATCATAACTTGACAAATGAAGGACTGCAAGCCATTCTGGATGGCTGTCCACACCTTGAATCGCTTGACTTGCGTGGCTGCTCTTGTATCGATCTTGAAGGGGATTTGGGAAGAAGATGTAGGCAACAGATTGTAGATCTAAAGCACTCTCGTGATTCCCCTTGCGATTGTGAATTTGATTATAAAATTTCTTATTAG